A region from the Paludicola sp. MB14-C6 genome encodes:
- a CDS encoding DHHW family protein — protein MSHKKVAVVAFFIILIMIPMVTFLLPKKSFSETENRKLADAPQFSVRNFLDKSFMNEAESFMSDHLVFRNQFSSYKTKMELLQGRKEVNGVFISNKMLLEKVDEVKPTITNGNIDAINKFAAKHKGKINTSIMLVPTAAEFYPNNISRNASVLDQTKYIQNFYTKLKNINCIDAYAPLSAAAENYIFYKTDHHWTTFGAYVGYSAMSKALSFKPATVDMFNIEYVPDDFLGTLYSKVLYGEKLADRMELYHYVKGEVVTDVVKYTNHNKQTYPSILFRNNLEKKDKYSVFLGSNEPIVKIKSKVQNGQKLIMFKDSYSHALMQFLPLHYEEIVLVDTRYLNKPLEEYVNINDYQQAVFLYNISGFVKDSSVKKVANY, from the coding sequence TTGAGTCATAAGAAAGTAGCTGTCGTGGCATTTTTTATCATATTAATTATGATTCCAATGGTAACCTTCTTGTTGCCAAAGAAATCGTTCTCTGAAACCGAAAATAGAAAATTAGCGGATGCACCACAGTTTTCCGTAAGAAATTTTTTAGATAAAAGTTTTATGAATGAAGCCGAATCATTCATGTCTGATCATTTAGTATTTCGTAATCAATTTAGTTCTTATAAAACAAAAATGGAGCTTCTACAAGGAAGAAAAGAAGTAAATGGCGTATTTATCAGTAATAAAATGCTGCTTGAAAAAGTAGATGAAGTAAAGCCAACCATTACAAACGGTAATATTGATGCTATCAACAAATTTGCTGCAAAACATAAAGGAAAAATCAATACAAGTATCATGCTTGTACCAACGGCGGCAGAATTTTATCCGAATAATATATCAAGAAATGCCAGCGTGTTGGATCAGACCAAATATATTCAAAATTTTTATACAAAGTTAAAAAATATCAATTGTATTGATGCATATGCCCCACTTTCAGCGGCAGCAGAAAATTATATTTTTTATAAGACCGATCACCACTGGACAACATTTGGTGCTTATGTTGGGTATTCGGCTATGTCAAAAGCACTAAGTTTTAAACCTGCTACGGTCGATATGTTTAATATAGAATATGTTCCCGATGACTTTTTAGGTACGTTATACTCAAAAGTATTATATGGGGAAAAATTAGCTGATCGCATGGAATTATATCACTACGTAAAAGGTGAAGTAGTAACAGATGTTGTTAAATATACAAATCACAATAAACAAACATACCCTTCTATTCTGTTCCGTAATAACTTAGAAAAAAAAGACAAGTACAGTGTGTTTTTAGGTAGTAATGAACCGATTGTAAAAATTAAAAGTAAAGTACAAAATGGGCAAAAGCTTATTATGTTTAAAGACTCGTATTCTCATGCTCTTATGCAGTTTTTGCCTCTTCATTATGAAGAAATTGTTTTAGTGGATACTCGTTATCTCAATAAACCGCTTGAGGAATATGTTAATATTAATGATTATCAACAAGCAGTCTTTTTATATAATATTTCCGGATTCGTAAAAGACTCAAGTGTAAAGAAAGTCGCAAATTATTAA
- a CDS encoding MBOAT family O-acyltransferase encodes MVFSSMTFLFGFLPIVLLFYYAAPLKIKNLILMVSGIFFYAWGEPVYVVLMLFTTVVDYTAGRLMDKMDSNKKARLLCLLGSLIINLGLLCVFKYSSFIITNINNVFGTTIIDPKLPLPIGISFYTFQSLSYTIDLYMRKIKVQKNLVNYIAYVALFPQIVAGPIVRYADVANELESRQIGYSKVADGIGIFIRGLAKKLLLANNIGMVWTTVSATPFEQLPTMTAWIGILAFTFQIYYDFSGYSDMAIGMGKMLGFNFPINFDHPYMAKSISEFWRRWHITLGSWFKSYVYFPMGGNRGGTWKTLRNLLVVWFLTGLWHGASWNFVLWGLYFGALIILEKFFLGKWLKKLPNILQWMYAFLLVVFGWVFFELTSISQIGAYFKAMFGLNGAGFGNQQTIYLLLTNAIVFLVCIVGSTTFLRKTAKPVAGKVPKIYGYLKVIIEIVVFLVCICYLVNASYNPFLYFRF; translated from the coding sequence TTGGTTTTTTCAAGTATGACATTTTTATTTGGCTTCTTGCCAATTGTGCTGTTATTTTATTATGCAGCACCTCTCAAGATAAAAAACCTGATTCTTATGGTTTCGGGAATTTTCTTTTATGCTTGGGGTGAACCAGTTTATGTTGTACTGATGTTGTTTACAACGGTGGTTGATTATACTGCCGGCAGACTTATGGATAAAATGGACAGTAATAAAAAGGCAAGGTTGCTTTGCCTACTCGGTTCATTAATTATTAACTTAGGATTGCTTTGTGTATTTAAATATAGTTCATTTATCATCACTAATATCAATAATGTGTTTGGAACAACCATTATTGATCCGAAATTACCACTTCCAATTGGTATCTCATTTTACACATTTCAAAGTTTATCTTACACAATTGACTTATATATGCGTAAAATCAAAGTGCAAAAAAATCTTGTTAACTATATCGCATATGTTGCTTTGTTTCCACAAATTGTTGCGGGACCAATTGTACGATATGCAGATGTTGCAAATGAGTTAGAGAGTCGACAAATTGGATATTCCAAAGTTGCTGATGGTATCGGTATTTTTATTCGTGGTTTGGCAAAAAAACTGTTGCTTGCCAATAATATCGGTATGGTATGGACTACAGTCAGTGCAACGCCTTTTGAACAATTACCGACGATGACTGCTTGGATTGGTATTTTGGCGTTTACTTTTCAAATTTATTATGACTTTTCAGGCTATTCTGATATGGCAATTGGTATGGGCAAGATGCTCGGATTTAATTTCCCAATCAACTTTGACCATCCTTATATGGCAAAGAGCATCAGTGAGTTCTGGCGTAGATGGCATATTACCTTAGGTTCATGGTTTAAGTCATATGTTTATTTTCCTATGGGCGGAAACCGAGGTGGTACTTGGAAAACGCTCCGAAACCTATTAGTGGTTTGGTTTTTAACGGGACTTTGGCACGGTGCAAGCTGGAACTTTGTTTTGTGGGGCTTGTATTTTGGCGCTTTAATTATCTTAGAAAAATTCTTTTTAGGTAAATGGCTGAAAAAGTTGCCAAATATTTTACAATGGATGTATGCGTTTTTACTTGTTGTATTTGGTTGGGTTTTCTTCGAGCTGACTTCAATAAGCCAAATCGGTGCCTACTTTAAGGCAATGTTCGGGTTGAATGGAGCAGGTTTCGGCAATCAGCAAACAATATATTTGCTACTTACCAATGCAATAGTTTTTCTAGTATGTATCGTTGGTTCTACAACGTTTTTAAGAAAAACAGCAAAACCTGTTGCAGGAAAAGTACCGAAAATATACGGCTATCTTAAAGTTATAATTGAGATTGTAGTATTTTTAGTTTGTATTTGTTATTTGGTAAATGCAAGCTATAATCCATTCTTATATTTTAGATTCTAA
- a CDS encoding DUF3048 domain-containing protein, whose translation MKKKILSMAIVLSLMVTIFTGCNGNNANKAANASEGTANSSNTNSEGIKDGPTNPFTGEIVQDKEASLNRPIAVMVNNIKVSLPQKGIADADIIYEMPVEGAITRLMAVFSDYNKLKDIGSIRSARHDYVELIAPYQPIYVHFGGSVAGKEAIKNNNVEDIDGLYMSGTAFYQDKERLKTKAREHTWFTNTQKLQKGIAQKGYQTKLKQPIQPLFQFAKPKANVMQENAEAVDTNKVTFPFSTTQNSSFTYNTETKQYEKGQFGEPHMDVGANKVASVTNVLMMYTDVGFVPGTINKEINLAKGAGYYISNGKRIEVTFSKKGINDNLKVFDKSGKELVINAGKIWVCVIPQELKQGISFQ comes from the coding sequence ATGAAAAAGAAAATTTTATCTATGGCAATCGTTTTAAGCTTAATGGTAACAATTTTTACGGGGTGCAATGGCAATAATGCAAATAAAGCGGCAAATGCATCAGAAGGTACGGCGAATTCGTCAAACACAAATTCGGAAGGAATAAAAGATGGTCCAACCAATCCGTTTACCGGAGAGATTGTCCAAGATAAAGAAGCTAGTTTAAATCGTCCAATAGCTGTTATGGTTAACAACATAAAAGTATCTTTACCCCAAAAGGGAATTGCAGATGCCGACATTATCTATGAAATGCCTGTAGAGGGTGCTATTACACGTTTGATGGCTGTTTTTTCTGATTATAATAAACTGAAAGATATTGGTTCTATTCGTTCTGCAAGACATGACTATGTAGAGTTAATTGCGCCGTACCAGCCAATTTATGTTCATTTTGGTGGAAGTGTTGCAGGGAAAGAAGCAATTAAAAATAATAACGTAGAAGATATAGATGGCCTTTATATGTCCGGAACTGCTTTTTATCAAGACAAGGAACGTTTGAAAACAAAAGCAAGAGAACATACTTGGTTTACAAATACGCAAAAATTGCAAAAGGGTATCGCTCAAAAAGGCTATCAAACAAAACTAAAGCAACCAATTCAACCATTATTCCAATTTGCAAAACCAAAAGCAAACGTAATGCAAGAAAATGCTGAAGCTGTTGATACAAATAAGGTGACTTTTCCTTTTTCAACAACGCAAAACTCTTCATTTACTTATAATACTGAAACAAAGCAATATGAAAAAGGTCAGTTTGGCGAACCACATATGGATGTTGGTGCAAATAAAGTTGCATCTGTAACAAATGTGTTGATGATGTATACAGATGTTGGGTTTGTGCCCGGTACAATCAATAAAGAAATTAACCTTGCTAAAGGAGCTGGATATTATATATCTAACGGAAAACGTATTGAAGTTACTTTTTCTAAAAAAGGTATTAATGATAATCTAAAAGTATTCGATAAGAGTGGAAAGGAATTAGTGATAAATGCGGGCAAAATATGGGTTTGCGTAATTCCGCAAGAATTGAAACAAGGTATTTCATTCCAATAA
- the trhA gene encoding PAQR family membrane homeostasis protein TrhA yields MGKLSELKSTFVRTTRGRAPSIKMYSLGEELLNAITHGLGALFGVAGAAYLIVFTSLFCDAWSIVSASIYGGSLIILYTMSTLYHALTNETAKKVFRVFDHSTIFLLIAGTYTPYTLVTIREEGIWGWLVFGVVWGSAVVGITFNAISVEKFKKLSMILYIASGWAAVLAMMPIIRNLAPNGLWLMLLGGIFYTGGIVFYKMKHKKYFHGIWHLFVLAGSVSHFFSILFYVYQ; encoded by the coding sequence ATGGGAAAGTTATCAGAGTTGAAATCAACCTTTGTAAGAACAACTAGAGGAAGAGCGCCGAGCATTAAAATGTACTCATTAGGAGAAGAACTTTTAAATGCAATTACCCATGGACTTGGAGCATTGTTTGGCGTTGCAGGAGCAGCTTATCTCATTGTATTCACTAGCTTATTTTGCGATGCTTGGTCTATAGTAAGTGCGTCAATTTATGGCGGTTCGCTTATCATTCTTTATACAATGTCAACGCTCTATCATGCATTGACTAACGAAACTGCAAAAAAGGTGTTTCGTGTATTTGATCATTCAACCATTTTTTTATTGATAGCAGGTACCTATACACCGTATACTTTAGTAACCATACGTGAAGAAGGAATATGGGGATGGCTTGTATTTGGAGTTGTATGGGGAAGTGCGGTTGTTGGTATAACATTCAACGCAATCAGCGTTGAAAAGTTTAAAAAGCTATCTATGATATTATACATCGCTTCCGGATGGGCGGCAGTATTAGCAATGATGCCGATTATTCGAAATTTAGCACCAAACGGTTTATGGCTGATGCTTCTTGGCGGTATATTCTATACTGGTGGTATTGTATTTTATAAAATGAAGCATAAAAAATATTTTCATGGCATTTGGCATTTGTTTGTATTAGCGGGTAGTGTTTCACATTTCTTCTCCATTTTATTTTATGTTTACCAATAG
- a CDS encoding HD-GYP domain-containing protein: MIYVSCENLKPGMILAKDIWCRSSFLPLLCAGNKLSDRIIQNFNEKEIRGAYIECPGSEGIEIEEIIPMEVKVRVSAEIEQIFKCMQNEKGSIFTCMDTLNRVADYLVDIITENDDCMLNIIDLKNYNEYAYVHSMQVGILSTLIGRKMAYSSSKLKDLAISGILHDIGKTFVPTAILDKEGPLTSDEYSIMQKHPKFGIDKLMSCGSISGDVLEGIINHHEKVDGTGYPYHLVEDEISEFGKIIAIADVYDALTSTRTYRDAWEPHAAINYMMSCTDSHFNVDLLSKFLTVVAAYPVGVLVKLNNGLVGVVTNTVEGLPLNPIVKVLSPGKERGTILDLARDPKCFTIQVVDTIKNPVEFLESLNQTMVC; this comes from the coding sequence ATGATATATGTTTCTTGTGAAAATTTAAAACCAGGTATGATTTTAGCAAAAGATATTTGGTGCAGATCATCTTTTTTACCATTACTTTGTGCTGGCAATAAATTGAGTGACAGAATTATTCAAAATTTTAATGAAAAAGAAATTAGGGGAGCTTACATTGAGTGCCCTGGTAGTGAAGGTATTGAAATTGAAGAAATCATACCAATGGAAGTTAAAGTTCGTGTAAGCGCAGAAATTGAGCAGATTTTTAAGTGTATGCAAAATGAAAAAGGTAGTATTTTCACTTGCATGGATACGTTAAATCGTGTTGCAGATTACTTAGTTGATATAATTACAGAGAACGATGATTGCATGCTTAATATTATTGATTTGAAAAATTATAATGAATACGCTTATGTACATAGCATGCAAGTGGGAATTTTATCCACTTTGATAGGTAGAAAAATGGCATATTCCTCAAGTAAATTGAAAGATTTGGCGATATCGGGTATTTTGCATGATATCGGGAAAACTTTTGTTCCTACAGCTATTTTGGATAAAGAAGGTCCGCTTACTTCAGATGAATATTCTATTATGCAAAAGCATCCAAAGTTTGGTATTGATAAGCTTATGTCATGTGGGAGTATAAGTGGAGATGTTTTAGAGGGTATTATAAATCATCATGAAAAAGTAGATGGAACAGGTTATCCATATCATTTGGTTGAAGATGAAATATCCGAATTCGGAAAGATAATTGCAATTGCTGATGTTTATGATGCATTAACCTCGACTAGAACATATCGAGATGCATGGGAGCCACATGCTGCAATCAACTATATGATGAGTTGTACGGATAGCCATTTTAATGTAGATTTACTAAGCAAATTTTTAACAGTTGTTGCTGCATATCCTGTTGGTGTACTTGTAAAGCTTAATAATGGCTTAGTTGGCGTAGTAACGAATACAGTCGAAGGCTTGCCTTTAAATCCAATTGTAAAGGTATTATCTCCTGGAAAAGAACGGGGAACCATACTTGACTTAGCCAGAGATCCGAAGTGTTTTACAATTCAAGTTGTAGATACAATTAAAAATCCTGTAGAATTTTTAGAGTCATTAAATCAGACTATGGTGTGTTAA